A genome region from Anaerolineae bacterium includes the following:
- the mreC gene encoding rod shape-determining protein MreC, with amino-acid sequence MFSKKIVMIVGIIVLIAVNLIALSITGRRYYTHGPGQIAIFLITPFQKITTSSIFFMRNVWSHYFCLIAVKQENDKLKKALSRAIEKNNRFNETEIFNLRLRNLLNFRKNMAGQALVAEVIGKDPSPWFKTIIIDKGKSDGVERGLPVLVPEGIAGQVIDVSLHSSKVLLVIDQISAIDALVQRTRARGIVKGGSTGQCFFTYALRKHDIRAGDTIVSSGLDTVFPKGVRIGEVSEVVKRNFGIFQEVIVTPYVDFEKLEEVLVVLNAKLISDVSDK; translated from the coding sequence ATGTTCTCAAAAAAAATTGTAATGATCGTTGGTATAATTGTTCTGATCGCTGTTAACTTAATAGCTCTTTCTATTACAGGCCGCCGCTATTATACCCATGGACCTGGGCAGATCGCCATTTTCCTTATAACCCCTTTTCAAAAAATTACTACCTCTTCGATTTTTTTTATGAGAAATGTTTGGAGTCACTATTTTTGCCTTATTGCAGTAAAACAGGAAAACGATAAGCTTAAGAAAGCTTTAAGTCGCGCTATTGAAAAAAACAACCGGTTTAATGAGACAGAGATTTTCAATCTCCGGCTTCGAAATCTATTGAATTTCCGAAAAAACATGGCCGGCCAGGCGCTTGTTGCCGAAGTAATCGGCAAGGATCCCTCTCCATGGTTTAAAACCATAATCATAGACAAGGGTAAATCAGATGGTGTAGAAAGAGGATTGCCGGTATTAGTGCCTGAAGGAATAGCGGGCCAGGTTATTGATGTTTCACTCCATTCTTCCAAGGTGCTTCTTGTTATTGATCAGATTAGCGCGATTGATGCTTTGGTGCAAAGGACCAGAGCACGCGGGATTGTAAAAGGCGGCTCGACCGGTCAATGTTTTTTCACATATGCCCTGCGCAAACATGATATCAGGGCCGGAGATACCATTGTTTCGTCAGGGCTGGATACTGTTTTCCCAAAAGGGGTGCGTATCGGGGAGGTTTCGGAAGTTGTTAAGCGTAATTTTGGTATCTTTCAGGAAGTAATAGTTACACCTTATGTTGATTTTGAAAAACTGGAAGAGGTTTTAGTTGTATTGAATGCCAAGTTAATATCAGATGTTAGCGATAAATGA
- the mrdA gene encoding penicillin-binding protein 2 has product MIMYCVIIVFVVLICRLFYLQVIEGEELRRLSENNCIRLQSIDPPRGLIYDRNGILLVDNRPSFDLSIILKDAKPIDNTIEKLSEYIKTTPDNLMSKIKECKGISVYKPFLLKPDIGRDTLAVIEAHKYDLPGIEVNVMPRRHYINRQTAAHLIGYLSKINLDELKSDKYPGCGSGDFIGKFGVEKVYGGYLRGKPGGRQVEVNATGQIVRTLRTVDALPGHNICLTIDIKLQQKAEKLLEGAAGAVAAMDPATGEILALASSPSFDQNSFVSGMSHEEWYALVSNRFRPMENKAIQGEYPPASIYKIITAIAGLEEGIINKDSTFYCQGHYKFGDRDFRCWKKTGHGNVDVARALAESCDVFFYQVGQKLGIDRLAWYAKACGLGSPSGINLDHEASGLVPTAAWKKRRTGVAWLQGETLSVSIGQGYNLVSPLQILVLTSAVANGGIRYKPLILKTIETAKGEIISDDSSHTKRKITGKLPASTQTLEIVKKGLWQVVNAEKGTARIARIDGIDISGKTGTAQVVGRKEDEKPDEQVVASHLKPHAWFVAFAPSEDPKIAVSVIVEHGEHGASTAAPIARELIRTYLKQ; this is encoded by the coding sequence GTGATTATGTACTGCGTTATAATTGTTTTTGTTGTGCTTATTTGTCGATTGTTTTATCTGCAGGTAATTGAAGGGGAGGAGTTAAGGCGACTTTCTGAAAATAATTGCATACGGCTCCAGAGTATAGATCCTCCAAGAGGGCTGATATATGACCGCAACGGGATATTGCTGGTGGACAATCGTCCATCCTTTGATTTGAGTATAATTTTAAAGGATGCCAAACCTATAGATAATACAATTGAAAAGTTATCTGAGTATATAAAGACCACCCCTGATAATCTTATGTCCAAGATTAAGGAATGCAAGGGCATCTCTGTCTATAAGCCGTTCTTATTGAAACCTGATATCGGACGGGATACGCTGGCCGTGATTGAAGCCCACAAATACGATCTTCCCGGTATTGAAGTTAATGTAATGCCTCGAAGGCATTACATTAACAGGCAGACTGCGGCACATCTTATAGGATATTTAAGCAAAATAAATTTAGATGAGCTTAAAAGCGACAAATATCCGGGATGCGGTAGCGGAGATTTTATCGGGAAGTTCGGCGTTGAAAAGGTTTATGGTGGTTATTTAAGGGGAAAACCGGGTGGCCGACAGGTCGAGGTAAATGCCACAGGACAGATTGTTAGGACCTTAAGGACGGTTGATGCCCTGCCCGGCCATAATATTTGTCTTACTATTGATATTAAGCTCCAACAAAAGGCTGAAAAACTTTTGGAAGGTGCGGCAGGCGCTGTAGCAGCCATGGATCCAGCCACTGGAGAAATTCTCGCCCTGGCGAGCAGCCCTTCGTTTGACCAGAATAGTTTCGTTAGCGGTATGTCACATGAAGAATGGTATGCACTGGTTTCCAACCGGTTCAGGCCCATGGAAAACAAGGCGATTCAGGGAGAGTACCCGCCGGCATCGATTTATAAAATCATAACAGCCATCGCCGGTCTTGAGGAAGGAATTATAAATAAGGATTCTACATTTTACTGCCAGGGTCATTACAAATTTGGCGATCGTGATTTTCGATGCTGGAAAAAGACAGGGCATGGTAATGTTGATGTTGCAAGGGCATTAGCCGAATCATGCGATGTTTTTTTTTATCAGGTTGGCCAAAAGCTGGGCATTGACAGGCTCGCATGGTATGCAAAGGCCTGTGGACTCGGATCTCCTTCCGGGATAAATCTTGATCATGAAGCATCTGGGCTGGTTCCGACCGCTGCCTGGAAAAAGCGTCGCACCGGTGTTGCATGGCTGCAAGGAGAGACTCTTTCGGTTTCAATAGGGCAGGGGTATAATCTTGTATCTCCGTTACAGATATTGGTGTTGACTTCAGCGGTGGCTAATGGCGGCATAAGGTATAAGCCATTAATTTTGAAAACAATTGAAACAGCTAAAGGCGAAATTATAAGTGATGATAGTTCCCATACCAAAAGAAAAATCACAGGTAAGTTGCCTGCAAGCACACAAACTCTGGAGATTGTTAAAAAAGGCCTGTGGCAGGTTGTAAATGCTGAAAAAGGAACCGCAAGGATCGCGCGTATTGACGGCATTGATATCAGTGGAAAAACAGGCACGGCTCAGGTTGTAGGAAGGAAGGAGGATGAAAAACCTGATGAACAGGTCGTGGCATCTCATTTAAAACCACATGCCTGGTTTGTAGCCTTTGCTCCGTCTGAGGATCCAAAAATCGCTGTTTCTGTGATTGTCGAACATGGGGAACATGGCGCAAGTACAGCGGCTCCAATAGCAAGAGAACTTATAAGGACATATTTGAAGCAATAG